In Bubalus bubalis isolate 160015118507 breed Murrah chromosome 3, NDDB_SH_1, whole genome shotgun sequence, a genomic segment contains:
- the LOC102402894 gene encoding primary amine oxidase, liver isozyme isoform X2, whose translation MRAALQIKSLKTARALAMFIFIFLSLWALLVMGREEGGAGSEEGVGKQCHPSLPPRCPSGSPSDQPWTHPGQSQLFADLSREELTTVMSFLTQQLGPDLVDAAQARPSDNCVFSVELQLPPKAAALAHLDRGSPPPAREALAIVFFGGQPQPNVTELVVGPLPQPSYMRDVTVERHGGPLPYYRRPFLTQEYQDIDQLIFDRELPQAAGVLHHCCSYKQGGRNLVILTAAPRGVQSGDRATWFVLCYNISGSGTYLHPVGLELLVDHKALDPAQWTIQKVFFQGRYYESLAQLEEQFEAGQVNVVVIPNNGTGLENWVWVEDMAFVPTAIPWSPEHQIQRLQVTRKQLETEEQAAFPLGGASPRHLYLASNQSNKWGHPRGYRIQIINQPVEPLPQNSPIERAVSWGRYQLAVTQRKETEPSSSSIFNQNDPWTPTVDFADFINNETIAGKDLVAWVTAGFLHIPHAEDVPNTVTVGNSVGFFLRPYNFFDEDPSINSADSIYFQEDQDAGSCEVNSLACLPQVAACAPDLPAFSHGGFSP comes from the exons ATGCGTGCTGCACTCCAAATCAAGAGCCTGAAGACAGCCAGAGCTTTAGCGAtgttcatcttcatttttctgtccTTGTGGGCTCttctggtgatgggcagggaggaaggTGGTGCTGGGAGTGAGGAGGGAGTTGGGAAGCAATGTCATCCCAGCCTGCCTCCCCGCTGCCCCTCCGGATCCCCCAGTGACCAGCCCTGGACACACCCTGGCCAGAGCCAGCTGTTTGCAGACCTGAGCCGAGAAGAGCTGACAACTGTGATGAGCTTCCTGACTCAGCAGCTGGGGCCAGACCTGGTGGATGCAGCCCAGGCCCGACCCTCAGACAACTGTGTCTTCTCGGTAGAGCTGCAGCTGCCCCCCAAGGCTGCAGCCCTGGCCCACCTGGACAGGGGGAGCCCCCCACCTGCCCGGGAGGCACTGGCCATCGTCTTCTTTGGCGGACAACCCCAGCCCAATGTGACTGAGCTGGTGGTGGGGCCACTGCCCCAGCCCTCCTACATGCGGGATGTGACCGTGGAGCGTCATGGGGGCCCCCTGCCCTATTACCGACGTCCCTTTCTTACCCAAGAGTACCAGGACATAGACCAGTTGATCTTTGACAGAGAGCTGCCCCAGGCTGCTGGTGTCCTCCACCACTGCTGCTCCTACAAACAAGGAGGAAGGAACCTGGTCATCTTGACCGCAGCTCCCCGCGGCGTCCAGTCAGGGGACAGGGCCACGTGGTTTGTCCTCTGCTATAACATTTCAGGATCTGGGACCTACCTGCACCCTGTGGGGTTGGAGCTGCTGGTAGATCACAAGGCTCTGGACCCTGCCCAGTGGACCATCCAGAAAGTATTCTTTCAAGGCCGCTACTATGAGAGTCTGGCCCAGCTGGAGGAGCAGTTTGAGGCTGGCCAGGTGAATGTGGTGGTGATCCCAAACAATGGCACAG GACTGGAGAACTGGGTCTGGGTTGAGGACATGGCTTTTGTCCCCACTGCAATACCCTGGAGCCCCGAGCACCAGATACAGAGGCTGCAGGTGACCCGGAAGCAGCTGGAGACCGAGGAGCAGGCTGCCTTCCCCCTGGGAGGGGCCTCCCCTCGCCACCTGTACCTGGCCAGCAACCAGAGCAACAAGTGGGGACACCCTCGGGGCTACCGCATCCAGATTATCAACCAACCTGTGGAGCCACTGCCCCAGAACAGCCCTATAGAGAGAGCCGTCAGCTGGGGGAG GTACCAGCTGGCCGTGAcccagaggaaggagacagagcctAGCAGCTCCAGCATCTTCAATCAGAATGACCCCTGGACTCCCACTGTGGACTTTGCTGACTTCATCAACAATGAGACCATTGCTGGAAAG GACTTGGTGGCCTGGGTGACAGCTGGTTTCCTGCACATCCCACATGCAGAGGACGTTCCCAACACGGTGACAGTGGGGAACAGTGTGGGCTTCTTTCTGCGACCCTACAACTTCTTTGACGAGGACCCCTCCATCAATTCTGCTGACTCTATCTACTTCCAAGAAGACCAGGATGCTGGGTCCTGTGAGGTCAACTCCCTGGCTTGCCTGCCCCAGGTTGCTGCCTGTGCCCCTGACCTCCCTGCCTTCTCCCACGGGGGCTTCTCCCCCTAG
- the LOC102402894 gene encoding primary amine oxidase, lung isozyme isoform X1, translating into MRAALQIKSLKTARALAMFIFIFLSLWALLVMGREEGGAGSEEGVGKQCHPSLPPRCPSGSPSDQPWTHPGQSQLFADLSREELTTVMSFLTQQLGPDLVDAAQARPSDNCVFSVELQLPPKAAALAHLDRGSPPPAREALAIVFFGGQPQPNVTELVVGPLPQPSYMRDVTVERHGGPLPYYRRPFLTQEYQDIDQLIFDRELPQAAGVLHHCCSYKQGGRNLVILTAAPRGVQSGDRATWFVLCYNISGSGTYLHPVGLELLVDHKALDPAQWTIQKVFFQGRYYESLAQLEEQFEAGQVNVVVIPNNGTGGSWSLKPQVPPGPTPPLQFHPQGARFSVQGSQVTSSLWTFSFGLGAFSGPRIFDIRFQGERLAYEISLQEVLVVYGGNTPFAMMNRYMDRGFGMGKFATPLTRGVDCPYLATYVDWHFLLESQAPRTLHDAFCVFEQNKGLPLRRHHSDVFSHYFGGLVETVLVFRSVSSLYNYDYVWDVIFHPHGAIQVKFHATGFISSVFHFGAARRYGNKVRENTLGTVHTHSAHYKVDLDVGGLENWVWVEDMAFVPTAIPWSPEHQIQRLQVTRKQLETEEQAAFPLGGASPRHLYLASNQSNKWGHPRGYRIQIINQPVEPLPQNSPIERAVSWGRYQLAVTQRKETEPSSSSIFNQNDPWTPTVDFADFINNETIAGKDLVAWVTAGFLHIPHAEDVPNTVTVGNSVGFFLRPYNFFDEDPSINSADSIYFQEDQDAGSCEVNSLACLPQVAACAPDLPAFSHGGFSP; encoded by the exons ATGCGTGCTGCACTCCAAATCAAGAGCCTGAAGACAGCCAGAGCTTTAGCGAtgttcatcttcatttttctgtccTTGTGGGCTCttctggtgatgggcagggaggaaggTGGTGCTGGGAGTGAGGAGGGAGTTGGGAAGCAATGTCATCCCAGCCTGCCTCCCCGCTGCCCCTCCGGATCCCCCAGTGACCAGCCCTGGACACACCCTGGCCAGAGCCAGCTGTTTGCAGACCTGAGCCGAGAAGAGCTGACAACTGTGATGAGCTTCCTGACTCAGCAGCTGGGGCCAGACCTGGTGGATGCAGCCCAGGCCCGACCCTCAGACAACTGTGTCTTCTCGGTAGAGCTGCAGCTGCCCCCCAAGGCTGCAGCCCTGGCCCACCTGGACAGGGGGAGCCCCCCACCTGCCCGGGAGGCACTGGCCATCGTCTTCTTTGGCGGACAACCCCAGCCCAATGTGACTGAGCTGGTGGTGGGGCCACTGCCCCAGCCCTCCTACATGCGGGATGTGACCGTGGAGCGTCATGGGGGCCCCCTGCCCTATTACCGACGTCCCTTTCTTACCCAAGAGTACCAGGACATAGACCAGTTGATCTTTGACAGAGAGCTGCCCCAGGCTGCTGGTGTCCTCCACCACTGCTGCTCCTACAAACAAGGAGGAAGGAACCTGGTCATCTTGACCGCAGCTCCCCGCGGCGTCCAGTCAGGGGACAGGGCCACGTGGTTTGTCCTCTGCTATAACATTTCAGGATCTGGGACCTACCTGCACCCTGTGGGGTTGGAGCTGCTGGTAGATCACAAGGCTCTGGACCCTGCCCAGTGGACCATCCAGAAAGTATTCTTTCAAGGCCGCTACTATGAGAGTCTGGCCCAGCTGGAGGAGCAGTTTGAGGCTGGCCAGGTGAATGTGGTGGTGATCCCAAACAATGGCACAGGTGGGTCCTGGTCTCTGAAGCCCCAGGTGCCCCCGGGTCCAACTCCCCCTCTGCAGTTCCATCCTCAGGGTGCCCGCTTCAGTGTCCAGGGCAGTCAAGTGACCTCCTCATTGTGGACTTTCTCCTTTGGCCTCGGAGCTTTCAGTGGTCCTAGGATCTTTGACATTCGATTCCAGGGAGAAAGGCTGGCTTATGAAATTAGCCTGCAAGAGGTCCTGGTTGTCTATGGTGGGAATACCCCATTCGCAATGATGAACCGCTACATGGATCGAGGCTTTGGTATGGGCAAGTTTGCCACGCCCCTGACCCGTGGCGTCGACTGCCCCTATCTGGCCACCTATGTGGACTGGCACTTTCTTCTGGAGTCCCAAGCCCCCAGGACTCTACACGATGCCTTTTGTGTGTTTGAGCAGAACAAGGGCCTGCCGCTGAGGCGACACCACTCAGATGTGTTTTCTCACTATTTTGGGGGTCTTGTGGAGACTGTGCTGGTCTTCAGATCTGTGTCGAGCTTGTATAACTATGACTATGTTTGGGATGTGATCTTTCACCCCCATGGGGCCATTCAAGTCAAATTCCATGCCACGGGCTTCATCAGCTCAGTGTTCCACTTTGGTGCTGCCAGAAGATATGGAAACAAGGTTCGGGAGAACACACTGGGCACCGTCCACACCCACAGTGCCCACTACAAGGTGGATTTGGATGTGGGAG GACTGGAGAACTGGGTCTGGGTTGAGGACATGGCTTTTGTCCCCACTGCAATACCCTGGAGCCCCGAGCACCAGATACAGAGGCTGCAGGTGACCCGGAAGCAGCTGGAGACCGAGGAGCAGGCTGCCTTCCCCCTGGGAGGGGCCTCCCCTCGCCACCTGTACCTGGCCAGCAACCAGAGCAACAAGTGGGGACACCCTCGGGGCTACCGCATCCAGATTATCAACCAACCTGTGGAGCCACTGCCCCAGAACAGCCCTATAGAGAGAGCCGTCAGCTGGGGGAG GTACCAGCTGGCCGTGAcccagaggaaggagacagagcctAGCAGCTCCAGCATCTTCAATCAGAATGACCCCTGGACTCCCACTGTGGACTTTGCTGACTTCATCAACAATGAGACCATTGCTGGAAAG GACTTGGTGGCCTGGGTGACAGCTGGTTTCCTGCACATCCCACATGCAGAGGACGTTCCCAACACGGTGACAGTGGGGAACAGTGTGGGCTTCTTTCTGCGACCCTACAACTTCTTTGACGAGGACCCCTCCATCAATTCTGCTGACTCTATCTACTTCCAAGAAGACCAGGATGCTGGGTCCTGTGAGGTCAACTCCCTGGCTTGCCTGCCCCAGGTTGCTGCCTGTGCCCCTGACCTCCCTGCCTTCTCCCACGGGGGCTTCTCCCCCTAG